TGAGGGAGCCGGCGAAGTTGTCCAGGGTGCAGTGCGAGTAGCGCTCGGGGACCTGGGTGGCGCCCAGCACGTCCCGCCGGTGAACGGCCGCGGCGCACTCGCAGGGGCGCACGGCCTCGCCGCCGGTCCCGTCGGGGACGACGATCCAGCCTTCCCCGCCGCAGATGGGACACTCGCGCTCGGGCAAACCGACCTCCGGGGGGGAGGAGTATAGCACATGACCGCTCGTCAGGCGCCTTTTAGCCGTAGCCTACGTAACGAACCGTTCGAACGCAATCGGGCGCAGTATAATGAGAAGGCATTTCAAGCATCTCTAAGGCCCTCCTGGCGCTCGACGAGATTTCTGTAGAGGCCGCCGGCGGCCATCAGCCCCGCGTGGTCGCCCCGCTCGACGATTCTCCCCCCTTCGAGGACCAGGATGCGGTCGGCGCCGCGCACCGTGGACAGGCGGTGGGCGATGACCAGCGTCGTGCGCCCCGCCATGAGCCGGGCCAGCGCCCGCTGCACCGCCAGCTCGCTCTCGGCGTCCAGGGAGCTGGTGGCCTCGTCGAGGATGAGCACCCGGGGATCGGCCAACAGGGCCCGGGCGATGGCCAGCCGCTGGAGCTCGCCGCCGGAGAGTGAAGCCCCGTCGCGCCCCACCCCGCCGGCCAGCCCGCCCGAAAGCCGCTCCACCCGGTCCGCGAGACCCACCGCCTCGAGCGCCGCCCGCAGGTCGTCGTCGGTCGCATCCGGGGCGCCGTAGCGCAGGTTCTCCGCCACACTGGCGGAAAAGACCAGCGGTTGCTGCGGGACCACCGCAATCCTCGAGCGCAGTTCCGCCAGAGGCCAGCGTTTGAGGTCCAGGCCGTCCAGGGAGACGCTCCCCGTGCCCGGATCGTAGAGCCGGGGCAGGAGCTTGACCAGTGTGCTCTTCCCCGCCCCGGAGGGTCCGACCAGGGCCACCGTCTCGCCCGGCTCGGCGCGGAAGGACACGTCGGCGAGGACGGGCCGGTCGCTGTAGGCGAAGCCCACCCCCTCGTAAACGACCTCGCCCCGAGGCGGAGGAGGGGTCGCCGGTTCCGGGGGTTCGGCCACGGCGGGCGCCCGGTCGAGAACCTCGTACAGCCGGTCCGCCGACGCGCCTATCTTCTGCAGGTTGGCGTTGGCCTGCCCCAGGGTGCGCAGGGGTTTGAGAACCAGCGCCACCAGCCCGACGAACTCCACCAGCATCCCGGTGCTCAGCTCCCCTGCGTCCACCAGGCCGACGCCGTAGGCGATGACGGCGATGACGCCGGAGACGCCGAGAGCCTGGATGATGGGACCGGTGACGGCGGCGGTGAGTTCCCGGCGGAGGGTCTTTTTGCGCGCGTCCTCCACCCGGAGGTCGAGGGCCTCCCGCTCGTACTCCTCGGCGCCGAAGGCCCGTACCACCCGC
This portion of the bacterium genome encodes:
- a CDS encoding ABC transporter ATP-binding protein: MAEKHGPSLRRFFREMLTQWPLIALGWALNLVGSAAEGGLPWLAGMFIDRLSAPNPGLDRFLSGLGLVAGAADWLLPLGMAVSLALNAFLVFGGGYAIQYTGQRLTYDLRRRFYDHLLALDVGFHAQTGSSDPLTRLVHDVNNLSNSVYAVKDFVTAAASSLVLVGLILARHWRLALVTLIILPPVVVALNLLGRLVRRHTHTVRRAESSLLARLRQSLESMRVVRAFGAEEYEREALDLRVEDARKKTLRRELTAAVTGPIIQALGVSGVIAVIAYGVGLVDAGELSTGMLVEFVGLVALVLKPLRTLGQANANLQKIGASADRLYEVLDRAPAVAEPPEPATPPPPRGEVVYEGVGFAYSDRPVLADVSFRAEPGETVALVGPSGAGKSTLVKLLPRLYDPGTGSVSLDGLDLKRWPLAELRSRIAVVPQQPLVFSASVAENLRYGAPDATDDDLRAALEAVGLADRVERLSGGLAGGVGRDGASLSGGELQRLAIARALLADPRVLILDEATSSLDAESELAVQRALARLMAGRTTLVIAHRLSTVRGADRILVLEGGRIVERGDHAGLMAAGGLYRNLVERQEGLRDA